A genomic stretch from Flavobacterium humidisoli includes:
- a CDS encoding LytR/AlgR family response regulator transcription factor, producing the protein MKILIVEDESINASRLKRLLEELEPNCEILGIIDTVVDTVAWLKSNPAPDLITMDIRLADGLSFAIFDEIDITCPVIFTTAYDEYAIRAFKVNSIDYLMKPIEKNELEFALTKFKSLNKNETSFTNIAGILKELIEKPVFRMRFLVTYRDGYKSVDVSDIDFIYSEFKTSNLFLKSGVIISIPQTMEELEQELDPNIFFRANRQFFIRAESIKSIANYFNAKLKIQLKLDPEREVIISREKTPFFKQWMDR; encoded by the coding sequence ATGAAAATTTTAATTGTAGAAGATGAAAGTATTAACGCCAGCCGATTAAAAAGGCTGTTGGAAGAACTGGAACCCAACTGTGAGATTTTAGGCATTATTGACACGGTTGTAGATACTGTTGCGTGGTTAAAATCGAATCCGGCTCCCGACTTAATTACGATGGATATTCGTTTAGCCGACGGATTAAGTTTTGCTATTTTTGATGAAATCGATATTACTTGTCCAGTTATTTTTACAACTGCTTACGATGAATATGCAATTCGTGCTTTTAAGGTTAACAGCATCGATTATTTGATGAAACCTATCGAAAAGAACGAATTAGAGTTTGCTTTAACCAAATTCAAATCTTTAAATAAAAATGAAACTAGTTTTACCAATATCGCAGGAATCCTAAAAGAACTAATTGAAAAACCAGTTTTCAGAATGCGTTTTTTAGTGACCTATCGTGACGGCTATAAAAGCGTAGACGTTTCTGATATTGATTTTATATATTCGGAATTTAAAACCAGTAATTTATTTCTAAAATCGGGTGTAATTATTTCTATTCCGCAAACCATGGAAGAACTGGAGCAGGAATTAGATCCTAATATCTTTTTTCGTGCCAATCGACAGTTTTTTATTCGCGCCGAAAGCATCAAATCTATTGCGAACTATTTCAACGCAAAACTTAAAATCCAATTAAAACTTGACCCCGAACGAGAGGTAATCATCAGCAGAGAAAAAACACCTTTCTTTAAACAGTGGATGGATCGATAA